In Cicer arietinum cultivar CDC Frontier isolate Library 1 chromosome 7, Cicar.CDCFrontier_v2.0, whole genome shotgun sequence, a single window of DNA contains:
- the LOC140918823 gene encoding zinc finger BED domain-containing protein RICESLEEPER 2-like, with protein sequence MSLIAHFIDKKWNLHKRILNFCQITSHTEEFVAKEVETCLNAWELNRVFSITIDNTSSNDVIIKFMKKWMNARNCLLLNGEYIHMRCCAHILSLIVKEGLKDEEIPITRIRKAIKYVRSSPSRLARFKGCVEREKISYKGLMCLDVETRWNSIYLMLATAVKYKKTFDLLEIIDTKYVKELSKDKGPGVPLSKD encoded by the coding sequence ATGAGTCTAATTGCACATTTCATTGATAAAAAATGGAATTTGCATAAGAGAATCTTGAATTTTTGTCAAATCACAAGCCATACAGAAGAGTTCGTGGCTAAGGAAGTCGAGACATGTTTAAATGCTTGGGAGTTGAATCGTGTCTTTAGCATAACAATAGATAATACATCGTCTAATGAcgtcataattaaatttatgaagaAGTGGATGAATGCAAGGAACTGTTTGCTCTTGAACGGAGAATATATCCATATGCGGTGTTGTGCACATATCTTGAGTTTGATTGTAAAGGAAGGTTTAAAAGATGAGGAAATTCCTATCACAAGAATCCGGAAAGCAATCAAGTATGTGAGATCGTCTCCTTCAAGATTGGCAAGGTTTAAGGGATGCGTTGAAAGGGAGAAAATTTCTTATAAAGGTCTCATGTGTCTAGATGTGGAAACTAGATGGAATTCGATATACTTGATGTTAGCAACGGCTGTGAAGTATAAAAAAACCTTTGATTTGTTAGAAATTATTGATACTAAGTATGTCAAAGAACTATCTAAGGATAAAGGCCCTGGAGTACCTCTATCCAAGGATTGA
- the LOC101490871 gene encoding receptor-like protein EIX2 has translation MKNLKGPRTDKQHLLKLLEDEKYTCWSRTHRDFSVVRDMFWMHPDSITLLNMFTIVLIMDSTYKTNKYRLPLFEIVRNKTHCLTGKFHLSLFELEFLNYLNLRNNDIKVIYLPLDCQNLSLVNIPCLSGNFSNVVHLDLSENENLVVDDLRWLLRLSSSLEYLNLTSIDLHKETQWLQILTMLPKLSELYLSSCLLESTSSSLEYANFTSLEYLDLSHNDFFSEIPNWLFNLSGLSYLNLEDNRFHGKIPETLLNLQNLHSLNLRDNLMNGTIPDWIGQLGSLQYLNLRGNLLIGSIPTSLGNLSSLTFLSVRSNKLIGSLPEILGKLSNLEVLSVLDNSFSGVVTHRNFVKLFNLKQLVLGSPFFIFDFNPDWIPPFKLQAFALEYADLKRLPWLYTQTSLTYLEINNSSFTNESQDMFWSLATHFYSLILNNNYVPWDMSNVLLNSEIVLMLGNGLSGGFPRLTSNVIYCMIIGNNFSGSLSPLLCHNTIEQTNLKLLAVSNNHLSGELPDCWANWKSLNNVDVGNNNLTGMIPHSMGTLSNLTSLSIYNTSMHGDIPVSLKNCQKLVIVNLSENKFSGKIPSWIGQNVKALQLRSNEFSGDIPLQICQLSSLLVLDLANNRLTGTIPYCLNNITAMIFNNDSKGDGFGYLTINANNQIIVTIKFSLVVKGNWFYYGKYMRVIDISNNSLSGRIPSQVFRLTGLKSLNLSQNHLIGTIPEEIGNMKQLESLDLSHNTLSGEIPQSMSSLSFLEALNLSFNNLKGQIPLGTQLQGFTPLSYMGNPELCGTPLIEKCNHNETKLMPNDEEESELNMEWFYMGMGVGFAVSFWIVFGSLLFKQTWRHAYFNFLYHVKHKFMPRSS, from the exons ATGAAGAACTTGAAAGGACCTAGAACTGATAAgcaacatttgttgaagttacttgaagaTGAGAAGtatacttgttggagtaggactcatAGAGACTTCAGCGTTGTGAGGGACATGTTTTGGATGCACCCAGATTCCATAACTTTGTTGAACATGTTCACTattgtattgatcatggatagcaCTTACAAAACAAACAAGTATAGGTTaccattgtttgaaattgttcgT AACAAAACACATTGTCTGACAGGTAAATTTCACCTTTCTTTGTTTGAGCTTGAATTTTTGAACTACTTAAATTTGAGAAACAATGATATCAAAGTTATATACTTGCCATTGGATTGTCAAAACTTGTCACTAGTTAACATTCCTTGCTTAAGTGGAAACTTTTCCAATGTTGTTCATCTTGACTTGTCAGAAAATGAGAACCTTGTGGTTGATGATTTGAGATGGCTTCTTCGTCTATCATCATCCTTAGAATATCTCAACCTGACTTCCATTGATCTCCACAAGGAAACTCAATGGCTTCAGATTTTGACAATGCTTCCTAAGCTTTCTGAGTTATATTTGAGTAGTTGCTTACTTGAAAGTACGAGTTCATCTCTTGAATATGCCAATTTCACTTCACTTGAATATCTTGATCTTTCTCACAATGATTTCTTCTCTGAAATTCCTAATTGGTTGTTCAACCTAAGTGGTCTTTCTTATTTGAATCTTGAAGATAATCGTTTTCATGGAAAAATACCCGAAACTTTACTAAATCTTCAAAACTTACATTCATTAAATTTGAGAGACAATTTGATGAATGGAACTATTCCTGATTGGATAGGACAACTTGGAAGCCTGCAATATCTAAATCTTAGAGGGAATTTATTAATTGGATCTATTCCAACTAGTTTGGGGAATTTATCATCTTTGACTTTCCTTAGTGTTAGGTCAAATAAGTTGATTGGTAGTCTTCCTGAAATTTTGGGGAAACTCTCAAATTTGGAGGTGTTGAGTGTTCTAGACAATTCTTTTTCTGGAGTTGTAACCCATCGAAATTTTGTCAAACTCTTCAATTTAAAACAATTGGTGTTGGGTTCACCATTCTTCATCTTTGATTTTAATCCCGACTGGATTCCTCCTTTTAAACTTCAAGCATTCGCATTGGAGTATGCAGATCTTAAACGTCTTCCCTGGCTGTACACACAAACATCCCTCACGTATCTAGAAATTAACAATTCCTCATTTACAAATGAATCTCAAGACATGTTTTGGAGTTTGGCGACTCACTTTTattctctaattttaaataacaattacGTGCCTTGGGACATGTCAAATGTGTTGTTGAACTCTGAAATTGTATTGATGCTTGGTAATGGTTTGAGTGGTGGCTTTCCTCGATTGACTTCAAATGTGATCTATTGTATGATAATTGGTAACAATTTTTCTGGATCACTTTCTCCTCTCTTATGCCATAACACGATAGAGCAAACCAACTTGAAATTATTGGCCGTTTCTAATAACCATTTATCTGGAGAGTTGCCTGATTGTTGGGCAAATTGGAAATCTTTGAATAATGTTGATGTAGGGAACAATAACCTAACAGGCATGATTCCACACTCAATGGGTACCTTGTCAAACCTTACGTCATTGTCTATTTATAACACTAGTATGCACGGGGATATACCTGTATCGTtgaaaaattgtcaaaaacttgtgattgttaatcttagtgaaaataaattttctggAAAAATACCAAGTTGGATTGGACAGAATGTGAAAGCTCTTCAATTGAGATCAAATGAATTTAGTGGTGATATTCCTCTACAAATATGTCAACTATCTTCTCTCTTGGTGTTGGATCTTGCAAATAATAGATTAACAGGAACAATACCTTACTGCCTAAATAATATCACCGCCATGATTTTTAATAATGATTCAAAAGGAGATGGATTTGGCTATTTGACCATAAATGCAAATAATCAAATCATAGTTACAATCAAATTTTCATTGGTGGTAAAAGGCAACTGGTTTTACTATGGAAAATATATGCGTGTTATTGATATTTCTAACAACAGTTTGTCGGGTAGAATACCATCACAAGTATTCAGGCTCACCGGATTAAAATCCTTAAACTTGTCTCAAAATCACCTAATCGGAACAATACCAGAAGAAATTGGTAATATGAAACAATTGGAATCCCTTGATTTATCACATAATACACTTTCAGGAGAAATTCCTCAAAGCATGTCTTCTCTGTCTTTTCTTGAGGCATTGAATCTCTCATTCAACAATTTGAAGGGTCAAATTCCATTAGGAACCCAACTTCAAGGTTTTACACCTCTTAGTTATATGGGTAATCCTGAACTTTGTGGAACTCCACTCATCGAGAAATGCAACCACAATGAAACCAAATTGATGCCAAATGATGAGGAAGAATCTGAGCTAAATATGGAATGGTTCTATATGGGTATGGGAGTTGGATTTGCAGTAAGTTTCTGGATAGTTTTTGGTTCCCTTTTATTCAAGCAGACGTGGAGGCATGCTTACTTCAATTTTCTTTATCATGTAAAACATAAGTTTATGCCAAGATCATCCTGA